In the genome of Mycteria americana isolate JAX WOST 10 ecotype Jacksonville Zoo and Gardens chromosome 7, USCA_MyAme_1.0, whole genome shotgun sequence, one region contains:
- the MRPS14 gene encoding small ribosomal subunit protein uS14m: MAASALGWVLRAARQVLPSLCTRQVRSYYVDWRMLRDVKRRKLAYEYADERLRINAIRKNTILPKELQEVADKEIADLPRDSCPVRIRNRCVLTSRPRGVKRRWRLSRIVFRHFADHAQMSGIQRAMW, encoded by the exons ATGGCGGCCTCCGCgctgggctgggtgctgcgggCCGCTCGGCAG gttcTCCCCTCACTATGCACAAGGCAAGTGCGGAGCTACTACGTGGACTGGAGGATGCTGCGGGACGTCAAGAGAAGGAAACTGGCGTACGAGTACGCAGACGAGAGGCTGCGGATCAACGCCATCCGGAAGAACACCATCCTTCCCAAGGAGCTGCAG GAAGTGGCTGATAAAGAGATTGCTGACCTGCCCCGAGACAGCTGCCCTGTGAGGATCCGAAATAGGTGTGTCCTGACATCCCGCCCTCGGGGGGTGAAGCGGCGTTGGAGGCTCAGCAGAATTGTTTTCCGCCATTTTGCTGACCATGCTCAGATGTCTGGGATACAGAGGGCTATGTGGTAG
- the CACYBP gene encoding LOW QUALITY PROTEIN: calcyclin-binding protein (The sequence of the model RefSeq protein was modified relative to this genomic sequence to represent the inferred CDS: deleted 1 base in 1 codon), translating to MATPAGDGGGCRTNRSAHPAERARLAARAWWRRHCVTSAARALARCVGGVGGRKVPEGSWECCRRGAAARDMAAAREELQKDLEEVKELLAKATRKRLCDVLMTEKHKLELEIKNQPPSKPKVAAEEEKLSLGGYTVKINNYGWDQSDKFIKIYISLNGVQKLPAENVQVNFTERSFDLLVKNLNGKNYTMTFNNLLKPISVEDSSRKIKTDTVLVMCRKKREEKWDCLTQVEKESKEKEKAAYDTSDPSEGLMNLLKKMYAEGDDEMKRTINKAWVESREKQSKGDIPMDI from the exons ATGGCAACGCCGGCGGGTGACGGCGGGGGGTGTCGGACGAACCGTTCCGCTCACCCAGCGGAACGGGCGAGGCTCGCGGCGCGCGCCTGGTGGCGGCGGCATTGCGTCACGTCCGCGGCGCGGGCGCTCGCGCGCTGTGTGGGCGGGGTGGGAGGCCGGAAGGTTCCAGAGGGGTCGTGGGAG TGCTGCCGCCGGGGGGCCGCCGCACGCGACATGGCCGCAGCGCGCGAGGAG TTACAGAAAGATTTGGAAGAAGTTAAAGAATTGCTTGCAAAAGCCACGAGGAAGCGACTTTGTGATGTCCTGATGACAGAGAAACACAAGCTAGAGCTAGAAATCAAGAATCAGCCTCCATCGAAGCCAAAAGTTGCGGCAGAGGAAGAAAAGTTGTCACTGGGAGGGTACACGGTGAAAATAAACAATTATG GTTGGGATCAGTCAGATAAATTTATTAAGATTTACATATCTTTAAATGGAGTCCAGAAGCTTCCAGCTGAGAATGTGCAGGTGAATTTCACAGAGAG GTCATTCGATCTGCTAGTGAAGAATCTGAATGGGAAGAACTACACCATGACATTCAACAACCTCCTGAAACCCATCTCTGTGGAAGACAGCTCTAGAAAG ATAAAGACAGACACGGTCCTTGTGATGTGTAGGAAGAAGCGGGAGGAAAAATGGGATTGTCTCACTcaagtggaaaaagaaagcaaagagaaaga GAAGGCTGCCTATGACACTTCAGATCCTAGCGAAGGGCTTATGaaccttttaaaaaagatgtatGCAGAAGGGGATGATGAAATGAAGCGCACCATCAACAAGGCCTGGgttgaaagcagagaaaagcaatcCAAAGGGGACATACCAATGGATATTTGA